A stretch of Kyrpidia spormannii DNA encodes these proteins:
- the bshA gene encoding N-acetyl-alpha-D-glucosaminyl L-malate synthase BshA → MRIAIACHSGLGGSGALAVELARSLAHKGHEVHVISDGVPFRFVRPHERMFLHVVELPHHHVFRYPPFEMALAGTMAELMKKYFFDILHVHYVVPFAISAYLARQMVPEHPVPVVTTLHGTDITQLSREKALFAPIRLGLEKSDAVTAVSASLAEEAMRIFSLKKDITVIHNYVDVSRYIRQEVTELRRQYADPDEPLLMHISNFRPVKRVPDVVRVFAGVRRRRRAKLALVGEGPGVPEIRALVRELGLEEDVHFLGKQSDVETVLSMADVLLLPSEQEGFGLVAVEAMACETPVVASRAGGLPEVVVHGETGFLAEVGDVSAMADYVNRLLDDPALHRDFAAKGRDRVERYFSCTHQVQRYEELYRQILDAQGADVTDAEQAG, encoded by the coding sequence ATGAGAATCGCCATTGCCTGTCATTCGGGGCTGGGCGGCTCGGGTGCACTGGCGGTGGAACTCGCCAGGAGCTTGGCGCACAAAGGGCATGAAGTCCACGTGATTTCGGATGGTGTCCCTTTCCGGTTCGTGCGGCCCCATGAAAGGATGTTTCTTCACGTCGTGGAGCTTCCGCACCACCACGTGTTTCGCTATCCGCCGTTTGAGATGGCCTTGGCCGGGACGATGGCCGAGTTGATGAAGAAATATTTTTTCGATATCCTCCATGTTCATTATGTGGTCCCCTTTGCGATCAGCGCTTATCTCGCTCGGCAAATGGTCCCGGAGCACCCGGTGCCCGTCGTCACGACGCTGCACGGGACGGACATCACTCAGCTGAGCCGGGAGAAGGCCCTGTTTGCCCCCATTCGCCTGGGGCTTGAGAAAAGCGATGCCGTAACGGCGGTTTCGGCCAGTTTGGCGGAAGAGGCGATGCGGATCTTCTCCTTGAAAAAAGATATCACCGTGATTCATAACTATGTTGATGTTTCCCGATATATCCGACAGGAAGTGACAGAGCTGCGACGGCAGTATGCCGATCCGGATGAACCTCTATTGATGCATATTTCGAATTTTCGACCGGTAAAAAGGGTGCCGGATGTGGTGCGGGTGTTCGCCGGGGTCCGCCGCCGGCGCCGGGCCAAACTCGCCCTGGTGGGAGAAGGGCCGGGGGTGCCGGAGATACGCGCCTTAGTGAGGGAACTCGGGTTGGAAGAAGACGTGCATTTTCTCGGTAAGCAATCGGATGTGGAGACGGTGCTTTCCATGGCGGACGTCCTGCTCTTGCCTTCGGAACAAGAGGGTTTCGGGTTGGTGGCCGTTGAAGCCATGGCCTGCGAAACGCCGGTGGTGGCGAGCCGGGCAGGGGGACTTCCGGAGGTGGTCGTCCACGGAGAAACGGGTTTCCTGGCCGAGGTGGGGGATGTGTCGGCGATGGCGGATTATGTCAATCGGCTGCTCGACGACCCGGCCCTTCACCGGGATTTTGCGGCCAAGGGGCGGGATCGCGTCGAACGGTATTTTTCCTGCACCCATCAGGTGCAAAGATATGAAGAGTTGTACAGGCAGATTTTGGATGCCCAGGGGGCGGATGTCACGGATGCCGAACAGGCCGGCTGA
- a CDS encoding zinc ribbon domain-containing protein, which produces MMVPTVYEKEGIFYLVTAFEKKSNVMKFADYYRSKNPKVLAADLNLGRKNRAVCALVGKDGTVHKVRHIGLTACNTTNVHHLLGLIARNVSGLGIVPKGHRPCKKLWRKVHAANDNYAHHLSKRLVDLAVEWDARVIVFENLKHFRPDRNRHGSTRMRQRVGYWLHRRVMKYTAYKAKARGILVALISPKDTSTRCSLCGSLDTLRAGNILACRNCGTVHNSHVNAAINIGMAWFIREEKRFRQKTA; this is translated from the coding sequence ATGATGGTACCCACCGTTTATGAAAAAGAGGGTATCTTTTATCTGGTGACCGCCTTCGAGAAGAAGTCCAACGTGATGAAGTTTGCCGACTACTACCGGTCCAAGAACCCGAAGGTACTGGCCGCAGACCTGAACTTGGGCCGCAAGAACCGGGCGGTGTGCGCCTTGGTGGGGAAGGACGGTACGGTTCACAAAGTCAGGCACATCGGCCTGACGGCGTGTAACACGACGAATGTCCACCACCTGCTGGGGCTCATTGCTCGGAACGTGAGCGGCCTGGGAATCGTCCCAAAAGGACATCGGCCCTGCAAGAAGCTCTGGCGGAAGGTTCATGCGGCAAACGACAATTACGCCCACCACCTGAGCAAACGCCTGGTTGACCTTGCTGTGGAGTGGGATGCACGGGTCATTGTGTTCGAGAACTTGAAACACTTCAGGCCGGACAGAAACAGGCACGGTTCGACGAGGATGCGCCAGAGGGTGGGTTACTGGTTGCACCGGAGAGTCATGAAGTACACCGCGTACAAAGCAAAAGCACGGGGAATTTTGGTTGCTCTTATCTCTCCGAAGGACACCAGCACCCGGTGTTCGCTGTGCGGCTCGCTGGATACTTTAAGGGCCGGCAACATCTTGGCGTGTAGGAACTGCGGCACCGTTCACAACAGCCACGTGAATGCCGCCATTAACATCGGCATGGCCTGGTTCATCCGGGAGGAAAAGCGGTTTCGCCAGAAAACCGCCTAA
- a CDS encoding S-layer homology domain-containing protein has product MNVLVLGRRTVFSVFTIVSMLVAMLPTMAFAAVPSDISGHWAEPQIADWVNKGLIKGYPDGTFKPDNNISRAEFMALVNGAFGFTAKSDIAYIDVPNHAWFYDVVAEAKAAGYINGYDDGTMRPNSPITRAEAAAIIMQVKKLTADPAAADKFTDGSAIPSWSKGAIGAVADAQIMNGYPDGTFRPESPITRAEAVVALDKAMAAAGQSGNGGTSTLSVITASLAAATVGSDYSASLQASGGMAPYSWSLVGGSLPDGLTLTTDGTISGTPTTAGTSTFTVQVMDSSGTPQSATADLSITVDPAAQALSINTQSLPNGTVGSDYAASLDASGGTSPYTWTVVNGSLPDGLTLSNDGTISGTPTTAGTSTFTVQVTDSSGTPQSATADLSITVDPAAQALSINTQSLPNGTVGSDYAASLDASGGTSPYTWTVVNGSLPDGLTLSTDGTISGTPTTADTVTFTVQATDSSDPPQTATASLGITVDPAPATSGNSGS; this is encoded by the coding sequence GTGAATGTCTTGGTCCTGGGGCGACGCACAGTGTTCTCTGTGTTCACCATTGTGTCGATGTTGGTCGCTATGTTGCCGACCATGGCTTTCGCGGCGGTTCCGTCGGATATTTCCGGCCACTGGGCGGAGCCCCAGATTGCGGACTGGGTGAATAAAGGATTGATCAAAGGGTACCCGGACGGCACCTTTAAACCGGACAACAATATTTCCCGCGCTGAATTCATGGCTTTGGTCAACGGTGCTTTCGGATTTACGGCAAAGTCGGACATTGCCTACATAGACGTTCCGAATCATGCCTGGTTTTACGATGTGGTGGCCGAAGCGAAGGCCGCCGGATACATCAACGGGTATGACGACGGGACGATGAGACCGAACAGTCCCATTACCCGGGCCGAGGCGGCGGCGATCATCATGCAGGTGAAGAAGCTGACGGCGGATCCCGCGGCTGCGGACAAATTCACCGACGGGTCGGCGATTCCCTCTTGGAGCAAAGGGGCGATCGGCGCCGTTGCAGATGCGCAGATCATGAACGGCTATCCCGACGGGACGTTCCGCCCGGAGAGTCCGATCACCCGGGCGGAGGCGGTGGTGGCTCTGGATAAAGCGATGGCGGCGGCCGGTCAGTCGGGGAACGGGGGAACCTCGACGTTATCCGTGATCACGGCTTCGCTTGCCGCGGCCACGGTGGGGAGCGACTACTCGGCAAGCTTGCAGGCGAGCGGGGGTATGGCGCCCTACAGTTGGTCGCTCGTCGGCGGCAGTCTACCCGATGGGCTTACCCTGACCACCGACGGGACGATCAGCGGGACGCCGACCACAGCGGGCACGAGCACGTTCACGGTGCAGGTGATGGACAGTTCGGGCACGCCGCAGAGCGCGACGGCGGATCTCAGCATCACGGTGGATCCGGCCGCCCAGGCGCTGTCCATCAACACGCAGTCGCTGCCGAACGGCACGGTGGGGAGCGACTATGCGGCGAGTCTCGATGCGAGCGGGGGGACGTCGCCGTATACCTGGACTGTGGTGAACGGGTCGCTGCCTGATGGACTGACCTTGTCCAACGACGGGACGATCAGCGGGACACCGACCACAGCGGGCACGAGCACGTTCACGGTGCAGGTGACGGACAGTTCGGGCACGCCGCAGAGCGCGACGGCGGATCTCAGCATCACGGTGGATCCGGCCGCCCAGGCGCTGTCCATCAACACGCAGTCGCTGCCGAACGGCACGGTGGGGAGCGACTATGCGGCGAGTCTCGATGCGAGCGGGGGGACGTCACCGTATACCTGGACTGTGGTGAACGGGTCGCTGCCTGATGGACTGACCTTGTCCACCGACGGGACGATCAGCGGGACACCGACCACAGCGGACACCGTGACGTTCACGGTGCAGGCGACGGACAGCTCCGATCCTCCGCAAACGGCGACGGCCTCCTTGGGAATCACCGTGGATCCCGCCCCGGCGACGAGCGGCAACAGCGGCAGCTAG
- a CDS encoding nucleotidyltransferase family protein, translated as MDRTALLETVRRIALEHVRGTDVRVYLFGSWARGEERRSSDIDIGLWSSRPLSREWIASLRERFEESTVPRRVDVVDLTRVDPAFVQRVLKEGIQWSDSEIASKPPSGR; from the coding sequence ATGGACCGAACAGCCTTGCTGGAAACAGTCAGGCGCATCGCTCTCGAGCATGTCCGCGGGACAGACGTCCGCGTGTATCTTTTTGGCTCTTGGGCCAGGGGAGAGGAGCGGCGGTCCTCGGACATCGATATCGGGCTGTGGAGTTCCCGGCCGCTGTCTCGGGAATGGATCGCTTCCCTCCGGGAGCGATTCGAAGAATCCACCGTCCCACGCCGAGTGGACGTGGTGGACCTCACCCGGGTGGATCCAGCTTTTGTGCAACGCGTACTGAAGGAGGGAATCCAGTGGAGCGACTCAGAAATCGCCTCAAAACCGCCCTCCGGGCGCTGA
- a CDS encoding nucleotidyltransferase substrate binding protein: MERLRNRLKTALRALNSLETVLSEPGDSPIVRDAAIQRFEYTFEAAWKAAQLFLAVVEGMPPRG, from the coding sequence GTGGAGCGACTCAGAAATCGCCTCAAAACCGCCCTCCGGGCGCTGAACTCATTAGAGACCGTCCTGTCGGAGCCTGGGGATTCGCCTATTGTTCGGGATGCGGCCATCCAGCGTTTCGAGTACACTTTTGAAGCCGCGTGGAAGGCCGCGCAACTCTTTTTGGCAGTAGTGGAAGGGATGCCGCCCCGCGGTTAA
- a CDS encoding S-layer homology domain-containing protein has protein sequence MGKLGRRWFAGAAAVSALVMVPGIVQAAWPQPTGWPTILSQSVDPEVGIARGVKLQDAALSTDAGPLRIHRIEVDLTAPQLRVQAVAAGDKIFAGRGETVSSMANRTGAVAGINGDYYDIGQTYGPLNILVANGQLYRSPIGWAALAIDGQNRASIVRFQWSGQVMVLPGGDNSEAWQKSGQKTEAPSGQSQPLAAFNSFLGDQGIYLYDDKFGYSFPAPNPAARRVAVYLTKTADPTVYTVSSVVEDSAVPPVPPGQAVLIGHEQWGDWLKGNMAPGEKIQVGLYTSPDWRSYQTVIGGGPILLKGGQAYADPQAPNPGDSGRNPIIAVGLSADGRRMAMVAVDGRQPGRSVGLTRAEMASYLQTLGYTDAIGFDSGGSVDMVARLPGSSGVSVVNSPSDGHERPVADGLFVYSSLPPEPPAPPEPPQPPAPPSGQQPGGGGGQPGQQPGSGQPGQQSGQQPGTGQPGQPGQQPGQNPHPSTGTQPGGGGSVTLPDAGSLIAGRPLVWQETVAESRSGDRLSVQVLDETADRVRSADAGVSTFVLPVQTDAPAVDVHIPVGVWQALADKTGDSGVVVLQIPLGAYQVPVKAVKPDSGDKEILISVARPDGSVPVQGLADQTGGTPVADAVDFSVREVRADGTAVPVSAGKAYFRALIPLGQNAGGSQEMGVFTYDVARRVWAPVPARFVTTGQGQAALVAQVSPGTYVAVHDPKSFVDMKGHWAEDQVARLAAAGVIGGVDGQHFAPDRPVTRGQFAVLLVRALGLETVQARPADFADVSADAWNRHEIDVVAQEGLMSGVGGGRFAPDDPMTREQMIAVLTRAMRQVKGELPSPDTTVLTRFSDGGEVSNWAQGDVAVAVQTGVVVGSDGKLEPGKVSSRAEAAAMLGKMLRFVQLSD, from the coding sequence ATGGGGAAACTCGGACGGCGCTGGTTCGCGGGGGCGGCCGCGGTGTCGGCGCTGGTGATGGTGCCGGGGATCGTCCAGGCGGCGTGGCCGCAACCGACGGGCTGGCCGACGATTTTGTCGCAATCGGTGGATCCGGAGGTGGGGATCGCCCGGGGTGTGAAACTCCAAGATGCGGCGCTCTCTACGGACGCCGGGCCGCTGCGGATTCACCGGATCGAGGTGGATCTGACGGCTCCGCAGCTGCGGGTCCAGGCGGTGGCGGCGGGGGATAAGATCTTTGCCGGGCGGGGCGAGACGGTGAGTTCCATGGCGAATCGCACCGGGGCCGTGGCGGGGATCAACGGGGACTATTACGACATCGGCCAGACCTATGGTCCACTGAATATTCTGGTAGCGAATGGGCAACTGTACCGGAGTCCCATCGGCTGGGCGGCGCTGGCCATCGATGGGCAGAATCGGGCGTCCATCGTGCGGTTCCAGTGGAGTGGGCAAGTCATGGTGCTGCCGGGCGGGGACAATTCCGAAGCTTGGCAAAAGAGCGGGCAGAAGACTGAGGCCCCATCAGGGCAGAGCCAACCGTTGGCAGCGTTCAACAGTTTTCTGGGGGACCAGGGGATTTACCTATACGATGATAAATTCGGCTACTCTTTTCCGGCTCCCAATCCTGCCGCCCGCCGGGTGGCGGTGTATTTGACAAAAACGGCCGATCCGACGGTCTATACGGTGAGTTCAGTGGTGGAGGATTCGGCCGTTCCCCCTGTGCCGCCCGGACAAGCGGTGCTCATCGGGCATGAGCAGTGGGGGGATTGGTTGAAAGGGAACATGGCCCCAGGGGAAAAGATCCAGGTGGGATTGTACACGTCGCCGGATTGGCGGAGTTACCAGACGGTGATCGGCGGCGGGCCGATCTTGCTGAAGGGCGGGCAGGCCTATGCCGATCCCCAGGCGCCGAATCCCGGGGACAGTGGACGCAATCCCATCATTGCGGTGGGTTTGTCGGCGGACGGGCGCCGGATGGCCATGGTGGCGGTGGATGGCCGGCAGCCCGGGCGGAGTGTTGGGCTCACCCGGGCGGAGATGGCGTCGTATCTCCAGACGCTGGGCTACACGGATGCCATTGGGTTCGATTCGGGTGGATCGGTGGACATGGTGGCCCGCCTGCCGGGAAGCAGCGGGGTGTCTGTGGTGAATTCGCCGAGTGACGGGCATGAGCGTCCGGTGGCGGATGGGCTTTTCGTGTATAGTTCGCTGCCTCCGGAGCCGCCGGCGCCGCCAGAGCCGCCGCAGCCACCGGCGCCGCCGAGTGGGCAACAGCCGGGTGGCGGGGGTGGCCAGCCCGGGCAGCAACCGGGGAGTGGGCAACCGGGTCAGCAATCCGGGCAACAACCGGGCACCGGACAACCTGGACAGCCAGGCCAGCAACCCGGACAGAATCCTCATCCCTCTACGGGCACCCAGCCCGGGGGTGGCGGCTCAGTGACGTTGCCGGACGCGGGATCCCTGATTGCCGGCCGGCCCCTCGTGTGGCAGGAGACGGTGGCCGAGAGCCGGTCGGGGGATCGCCTCTCCGTTCAAGTCCTGGATGAAACCGCCGACCGGGTGCGCAGTGCCGATGCGGGGGTGTCGACCTTTGTCCTGCCTGTCCAGACGGACGCCCCGGCGGTGGATGTTCACATCCCGGTGGGGGTGTGGCAAGCGTTGGCAGATAAGACGGGTGACTCAGGGGTTGTCGTCCTTCAAATTCCTCTCGGGGCGTATCAGGTGCCGGTAAAGGCCGTGAAACCGGATTCGGGTGACAAAGAAATCTTGATCTCTGTGGCCCGGCCGGACGGAAGTGTGCCGGTTCAGGGGCTGGCGGATCAGACAGGCGGCACACCGGTCGCAGATGCCGTCGACTTTTCCGTCCGAGAAGTCCGCGCAGACGGCACCGCTGTGCCGGTGAGCGCCGGGAAGGCATATTTTCGGGCTCTGATCCCGCTCGGGCAAAATGCCGGAGGGTCGCAGGAGATGGGGGTGTTCACGTATGACGTCGCCCGCCGCGTCTGGGCACCGGTTCCTGCGCGGTTCGTGACCACAGGCCAAGGGCAGGCGGCCCTTGTGGCTCAGGTTTCGCCCGGGACTTATGTGGCCGTGCACGATCCCAAATCCTTTGTCGATATGAAGGGACACTGGGCGGAGGACCAGGTGGCGCGGCTGGCTGCCGCGGGCGTGATCGGCGGCGTGGATGGGCAGCATTTTGCGCCGGATCGGCCGGTGACCCGGGGGCAGTTTGCGGTGTTGTTGGTCCGGGCCTTGGGACTGGAGACGGTGCAAGCGAGACCGGCGGATTTTGCCGACGTGTCGGCCGACGCCTGGAACCGGCACGAAATCGATGTGGTGGCCCAGGAGGGGCTGATGTCCGGGGTGGGGGGCGGGCGGTTTGCTCCCGATGATCCCATGACCCGGGAGCAAATGATCGCGGTGCTCACCCGGGCGATGCGTCAGGTGAAAGGGGAGCTACCGTCCCCGGATACCACTGTGCTCACTCGTTTTTCCGATGGCGGCGAGGTGAGCAACTGGGCCCAGGGCGACGTGGCGGTGGCGGTTCAGACCGGAGTCGTGGTCGGGTCGGACGGGAAGCTGGAGCCCGGAAAGGTTTCGTCCCGGGCCGAGGCTGCCGCGATGCTGGGCAAAATGTTGAGGTTTGTGCAGTTGAGTGATTAA
- a CDS encoding acrylyl-CoA reductase family protein: MAERFRAWVADQQDESIALNLVERGWDDLPPGEVTVRVAYSSVNYKDGLAVIPTGRVARKYPLVPGIDLAGTVETSTDRRFREGDEVVVTGYDLGVSHDGGFGEYARVPADWVVPLPTGLSVKEAMVLGTAGFTAGLSVYRLERYGLTPERGPVLVTGASGGVGSVAVAILTKLGYTVAASTGKAEAEAYLRSIGASEVLSRDEVSAESRKALEKERWAGAVDPVGGRTLAYLLRTMKYGGAVALSGLTGGSALETTVFPFILRGVSLLGIDSAYCPMEERREVWERLAGPWKPAGLADIGQEIAMEDVPATLEAILKGKVKGRTVIRMG; the protein is encoded by the coding sequence ATGGCGGAACGGTTTCGGGCATGGGTGGCGGATCAACAAGATGAATCTATTGCGCTGAATTTGGTGGAACGGGGTTGGGACGACCTGCCGCCGGGGGAGGTCACCGTTCGGGTGGCGTACTCCAGCGTCAATTACAAGGACGGGTTGGCGGTGATACCCACCGGACGGGTGGCCCGGAAGTATCCCCTGGTCCCTGGGATCGATCTGGCGGGAACGGTGGAGACCTCGACCGATAGGCGTTTTCGCGAAGGCGACGAGGTGGTCGTGACCGGCTATGATCTCGGGGTGTCCCACGACGGCGGGTTTGGTGAATACGCCCGTGTTCCGGCGGATTGGGTGGTGCCCCTGCCCACGGGCTTAAGCGTGAAAGAAGCGATGGTACTCGGGACCGCGGGGTTTACGGCGGGCCTCTCGGTGTATCGCCTGGAGCGATACGGACTTACGCCGGAACGGGGCCCGGTGCTGGTTACCGGGGCGTCGGGCGGCGTGGGCAGCGTGGCGGTGGCGATTCTCACCAAGCTGGGCTACACCGTGGCGGCCAGCACCGGGAAGGCGGAGGCCGAGGCGTATCTCCGGAGCATCGGGGCTTCCGAGGTGCTGAGCCGGGACGAGGTGTCGGCGGAGAGCCGCAAGGCGCTGGAGAAGGAGCGCTGGGCCGGGGCTGTGGATCCGGTGGGCGGCCGCACCCTGGCGTATCTGCTGCGCACGATGAAATACGGGGGAGCGGTGGCCTTGAGCGGGCTGACCGGCGGGTCGGCTTTGGAGACCACAGTGTTTCCTTTTATTCTTCGCGGGGTGAGCCTGCTCGGGATCGATTCGGCTTATTGCCCGATGGAGGAGCGCCGGGAGGTGTGGGAGCGGCTGGCAGGTCCGTGGAAGCCGGCGGGGCTGGCGGACATCGGGCAGGAGATCGCCATGGAAGACGTCCCGGCGACGTTGGAGGCGATTTTAAAAGGGAAAGTGAAGGGACGCACGGTGATTCGGATGGGGTGA
- a CDS encoding GGDEF domain-containing protein, translating to MGTRESHHGDDMEKLARVLQGMIGFGNSRVRLQYMVDQMAALLGVALVGIWMEEKTDLIPVAVGGRAADYGRALVFSTREDVPGGQGPSGRAFRERRTVLYDPLRESDRHWRELRERHVLGTSLAVPLVYEHQVFGVIGLYVTRGKSIQPRMRHMMEILAPVLSMMIKDQRDRMLLEERSKGLSTLISAIQVLGRVQSEEELMIEFGDIAIQVLGANGGYIILYDKEERPSLKMFGLLTGYEEELGPLLMRLIRMNPPRGDWLSEPFSYRKRRGRYRDILEQLQFRSGISGQLRVDGQLAGVFTLWSYEPDFFNNKQYVLRALAEEVSTALELLRVRRRLIAGAQTDPLTGLANRTGLQERLDELVAEGRRYTWPFLFVLLDLDHFKQINDTQGHPEGDRLLRVVADHLRRAVRPFDVASRLGGDEFALLLARCSPQTEGIQKRLAALLGELSRAFEGLGVSAGVAAFPDDGDEFRELYRAADQRLYEAKRRGRGQIAWPDEVFQPL from the coding sequence TTGGGAACCCGTGAATCGCATCACGGGGATGACATGGAAAAACTGGCCAGGGTGTTGCAAGGGATGATCGGGTTTGGAAATTCCAGGGTCCGGCTGCAATACATGGTCGATCAAATGGCCGCGTTGCTCGGGGTGGCACTGGTTGGGATTTGGATGGAAGAGAAGACGGACCTCATTCCGGTGGCCGTGGGGGGGCGGGCGGCGGATTACGGCCGGGCCTTGGTGTTCAGCACCCGGGAAGATGTCCCCGGGGGCCAGGGGCCCAGCGGCCGGGCGTTCCGGGAGCGGCGCACGGTGTTGTATGATCCTCTCCGGGAGTCGGACCGGCACTGGCGGGAACTGCGCGAGCGCCACGTGCTGGGGACATCCCTGGCCGTGCCTCTCGTCTACGAACATCAAGTGTTCGGAGTCATCGGCCTTTACGTGACCCGGGGAAAATCCATCCAGCCCCGCATGCGCCACATGATGGAGATCCTCGCCCCGGTCCTCAGCATGATGATCAAAGACCAGCGGGACCGGATGCTCCTCGAAGAGCGGTCAAAGGGCTTGTCCACGCTGATTTCCGCCATTCAAGTTCTGGGGCGGGTGCAGTCCGAGGAGGAATTGATGATAGAGTTTGGGGATATCGCGATTCAAGTCCTCGGCGCCAATGGCGGCTATATCATCCTGTACGACAAGGAGGAACGCCCTTCTCTCAAAATGTTCGGTCTTCTCACGGGCTACGAGGAGGAGTTGGGGCCGCTGTTGATGCGACTGATACGGATGAACCCGCCCCGGGGGGACTGGCTGTCGGAGCCCTTTAGTTATCGAAAGCGCCGGGGACGGTACCGGGACATCCTGGAGCAACTGCAATTCCGCAGCGGGATCTCCGGGCAGTTGAGAGTGGACGGACAACTGGCCGGGGTCTTCACCCTCTGGAGCTACGAACCTGATTTTTTCAATAATAAGCAATATGTGCTGCGCGCTCTGGCCGAGGAGGTCTCCACAGCCCTGGAGCTGCTCCGGGTGCGCCGCCGGCTTATCGCCGGGGCGCAAACCGACCCCCTGACAGGCCTGGCCAACCGGACGGGCCTTCAGGAACGGCTCGACGAGCTGGTAGCAGAAGGCCGGCGGTACACCTGGCCCTTTCTGTTTGTCTTGCTCGACTTGGATCATTTTAAACAGATCAACGATACCCAGGGTCACCCAGAGGGCGATCGGCTGCTTCGGGTGGTGGCCGACCATCTGCGCCGGGCGGTCCGTCCCTTCGATGTTGCCTCGCGCCTTGGGGGGGACGAGTTCGCCCTGCTCTTGGCCCGTTGCAGTCCTCAGACCGAGGGGATTCAAAAGCGGTTGGCGGCCCTGCTCGGGGAGTTGTCCCGGGCTTTTGAGGGTCTGGGTGTGAGCGCCGGGGTGGCGGCCTTTCCCGACGATGGGGATGAATTCCGGGAGCTTTATCGGGCTGCAGACCAGCGGTTGTATGAAGCAAAACGCCGGGGCCGGGGGCAGATCGCCTGGCCGGACGAGGTTTTCCAGCCATTGTGA
- a CDS encoding RpnC/YadD family protein, whose translation MDIARNSNDIVARHLAGAVPHEVLEVIGIRNAYVTRVLAADLPRVEVWQDFADILLELEDGRLLHLEFQTTREPNLYRFLHYDAAIAEKYRRKVRTVVLYTADIPYAMEELDAGTIQYRVENVYLNRMDGDGALDTIIRHLAVDEWSETDRVRLAFTFHMRFEKRTRDEAFSEIVGLIQQLPDRREQNYIAALILGFSGRVLTSEQKERLKEVLGMTDLLRELLHDMEQEVREKALKEGLEQGLQQGLEQGLQQGLQQGLQQGLQQGVHQGLKQVAERMLRNGAALEYVVKMTGLPKSEVEEIQRNLTS comes from the coding sequence ATGGACATTGCGCGAAATTCAAACGACATTGTGGCGCGCCATTTGGCGGGGGCTGTTCCTCACGAAGTTCTGGAAGTGATCGGCATTCGCAATGCCTATGTCACCCGGGTCCTTGCGGCGGATTTGCCTCGGGTTGAAGTGTGGCAAGATTTTGCCGATATCCTGTTGGAATTGGAAGATGGGCGGTTGTTGCACCTGGAGTTCCAAACCACCAGAGAACCGAATCTGTACCGGTTTTTGCACTATGATGCGGCGATTGCGGAGAAATACCGGCGCAAGGTTCGAACTGTGGTGTTGTACACTGCAGATATTCCGTATGCGATGGAGGAGTTAGACGCCGGGACGATCCAATACCGTGTCGAGAATGTCTACCTGAACCGCATGGATGGCGATGGCGCTCTTGACACGATCATCCGCCATCTGGCGGTTGATGAGTGGTCGGAAACCGACCGGGTGCGGCTGGCTTTTACTTTTCATATGCGTTTTGAGAAGCGGACCCGGGATGAGGCTTTTTCGGAGATTGTGGGACTGATTCAACAGCTGCCGGATCGCCGTGAGCAGAATTATATCGCGGCCTTGATCCTCGGGTTTAGCGGTCGGGTTCTCACCAGTGAGCAAAAAGAGCGGCTCAAGGAGGTGTTGGGGATGACGGATTTGTTAAGAGAACTGTTGCACGACATGGAACAGGAAGTGCGGGAGAAGGCTCTAAAAGAAGGGCTAGAACAAGGGCTGCAACAAGGGCTAGAACAAGGGCTGCAACAAGGGCTGCAACAAGGGTTGCAACAAGGGTTGCAGCAAGGGGTGCACCAAGGGCTGAAGCAGGTTGCGGAGCGGATGCTCCGGAACGGCGCTGCGCTGGAATACGTGGTTAAAATGACGGGGTTGCCGAAATCCGAAGTGGAAGAAATTCAGCGAAATCTCACCTCCTAA
- a CDS encoding DMT family transporter, giving the protein MKWLALGLGIVFNALANVLMKAAAQHGGVLGGASGMSGAFPGLGQAAGGGAASPLGSGGLVGAVLSLVTNVYLLAGIVSFVLALGAYTFALTRFQLSVAYPMMTSLGLVLVALASMAVFREPFTWAKTVGTLLILAGVIFVARG; this is encoded by the coding sequence ATGAAATGGCTCGCTTTGGGACTGGGGATTGTGTTTAATGCCCTGGCCAATGTGTTGATGAAGGCGGCGGCGCAGCACGGCGGTGTCCTGGGCGGCGCTTCGGGGATGTCCGGGGCGTTCCCGGGTCTGGGGCAAGCCGCCGGGGGCGGGGCTGCGAGCCCCTTGGGATCCGGCGGGCTGGTGGGCGCGGTGCTTTCCCTGGTGACGAATGTGTATCTTCTGGCGGGGATCGTCAGTTTTGTGCTGGCCCTCGGAGCCTACACTTTTGCGTTGACGCGGTTTCAGCTGAGTGTGGCGTATCCGATGATGACGAGCCTGGGGCTGGTGCTTGTCGCCCTGGCGTCCATGGCGGTCTTTCGGGAGCCATTCACCTGGGCGAAGACGGTGGGGACGCTGCTGATCTTGGCCGGGGTGATCTTCGTGGCCCGCGGTTGA